Below is a genomic region from Triticum dicoccoides isolate Atlit2015 ecotype Zavitan chromosome 5A, WEW_v2.0, whole genome shotgun sequence.
gatcattcaactaatgatgtgacctcgttaatcaaataacaacactttgttcatggttaggaaacataaccatctttgattatcgagctagtcaagtagaggcatactagtgacactatgtttgtctatgtattcacacatgtattatgtttccggttaatacaattctagcatgaataataaacatttatcatgatataaggaaataaataataactttattattgcctctagggcatatttccttcactttgatatttagttggcaggactattggcacacacatatgctcagagtTGGCGCGATAATGTAGTCTAGtggcacacacattgatatttagttggtaGGACTAATTACACACACACATGCTCAGTTGGCGCGACAATGTAGTTTAGTTGCACACATAttgtgtttagttggcaggactattgacacacacatatgctcagttggcatggcaatgtagtctagttgcacacacattgatatttagttaGCAGGACTAtttggcacacacatatgctcagttggcgcgacAATATAGTCTAGTTACACatacattgatatttagttggcaggaagactactTCGTCGAAACATCCCCATGCGGGATCTACTTTTGAAGAACACGTCGCGAGGGTTTCAACAGTGAAAAGGATCTGAATTTCGACGCGCGGTTTAGAAGATATGTCTTTTATAATTTTGAAAACCAAAAATTGATGCACAAGGGATGAACATGAGGAAAATTAATGCAGTGGCATGCAAGCATCCATCACGTGAGAAGAGACCACACAGGATAATTAATTAACAATGTCCTTTTTAACACTTTTGGATTACAGTAATTTTGCCTTTTTAATACGCGGTTGTCTAGTCCATGGGACCAAGGTACATGCACTTAATTTATTTGGCCGGCCGCTAGTGAACGCTAGCTAGTACCCGGCCGCCAGCTAGACCCGTCCCAATGTCTTATATAAATGAACAAGGGGAGTAATAAAGAACACCCTTTGTCAAGAAATAAAACCAAACTGCTAAAATATTTATCTTTATTAATGCTTGAAGCAACTTACACACAAAATACGAGCTTAAAACAGGGATTAAACACTCATATACACCTcaaacaattttttgtacgtactaaagATCCTCCCTCGATTATTCTCACGAAGTCGATCATGAAGCAAATAACACCGGTATATACTCACCATAATAGAGGCATGTACTTGCCACAATAGTAGATTTATTTTTCTGTCTTGTAAAGGCAGATTGATTTATTTCTGATGTTTCTCGTGCTGGTTTAATTAGGCGTACTCGGCGGGGTGCgcgacgaggtaagcctcgaccaTCTTGAGCACGTCGAGGTACCCCGCGGCGAGCGTCGCCTGGTCCTCCGCCGACAGCGCGCCGCCGCCGTCGAGCCTCTCGTACTCCACCCTGAGCTTCGCCACGCAAGCACCCTCCCCGGCCGCCTCGAGCTTCACCTCGGCCACCTGCGACTTGAGCTGGGCGCTCACCTTGCTGCCCTCCAGCAGCTCCGTCTTGATCACCCGGGCCGCGTTGTCGCGCGCCACCAGGCGGCTCCTCATCACGCCCGAGCCGGCGAGCTCCGCTGCCGCCGGGCTGAGCGTCATGGTGGAGACGCTGCCGGGTCCGCCGTCGCCCTCGACGTCCACGGCGTCGATGAAGCCCGCGCAGGCCTTGGGCAGGACGGCCGTGTCCTCGCCGGAGAAGACCGCCTTCCACATCCGCTCCGTCGACACCGCCAGGGCGCACTCGTCGGTGATGAAACAGCCGGCGACCATCTTGTTCTTGTCCGTGTCGGTCACTGGATCGCTGCACACTGGCGCTGCTGGCAAGTTGTTTCAAACTATTGAAGAGTGAAGACTGGTGATGAGTGAGAGCAAGCAAGGGGCTCATTTATATAGAGTAGGTGCAAAGGAAAAATTCACAGCAAGCAAAGGGATTCATAAAATAGCAATTGATGAACTTGGACCGGAGATCACATGGTTGGACTCTTGGAGCACTCAGGCTGCTATCTTTCCACAGCTGTTCAATCTTCTTCCCATGTGTTCCTGTGCTGCTGACTATTCTCCAGCATACTATTCTTGTTGTTGATGTAAACTGGGGCTGGGCTGGGCCAGTATTAGGCCGAACATTGCATAGCTTACCAGACCAACCGGCGCACGCTAGGAGCAACTAACAAAAGATTACCTTTTGCGGGTCTTCCGTAAGGATCACTTCCTGTGGAGCGCCTCAAATGGTGCGCCACGTGTCGTGTGCTAGAAACTTCTTCTGgatttcagttttttttttctgTATGTGTTTTTAGATTTTAGATGGTTTTTTCTCACTTCCAATTTCTGCTTGGTTTTAGATGGTTTTAACAGGGGGAGTAATAAAGAAAACCATCTAAAATCTAAAGGTAAATAGTGTTTTTTCACAAAGAGGCACGTCATATGCTTCTGTGAGAAGCAAAGTTGTGCTTCCTGAAAAAAGAAAAATCATTGTGTGTGCTTCCAGGAAAAGCACATTGCTTCCCGTTAAGTCACATATTTGGTTCCGTGAGAAGCACATCATGTGTTTCTTATGAGATGCACAACCCGTGTTTCCACGGAAAGCacaagcacatatttgcttctcctaGAAGCACAGATTGCTTTCGTCATAAGTACAACATGTGCATTCACCAGAAGCACATCTCAAAAAATGAAAAGGCACGGTTATGCTTCCACCGGCTGCACGCCTGTAGCCTGCCAATACACACGAGCCCAATGTTGCGTATGTAGGCGCGGTCGTGCATGATAGGTATATAGTTTCCCCCAGCCGGTTGTGAGCCATCGGACGTTACCTCTCCGATGGGTAGTTGAGACCCCCGGCTGGTTGTAAGCCTCTCTCAGTACAGGATCCCGATGGTGAGTTTGGCGCGTGCtatatgttgggaaacgtagcagaaaacaaaaaaaatccgcTCTACATCAACCAAGAACACTATAAAGATGCAATAATGGTTTGGATCGGATCGTTACCAACTCCGAGTTGTGGCGGAAGAAGACGAatcggtgtagatcatacttggagtccctcgaaccgttGATGGACGATCCCTCGAACGGAAGACCGAGAGCACGTCCTCTCTATGGattgcaagcgtacggtcttcacgatccggcagcgcttTGCCATCCAGAACTAATCATCGCCGGAGATTAGAGGGAGGAGAACCACACCGGGCTTCTAATTATAAGGATTAGAGGATCTAGGTCTAACTCTAATTAGATTAACTAGGATCGGCTAGAACTAGAACGAGaggactagaggaggctccaaaaattGTGTGTCAAAAAGGTGCCAATACCTCTAGTATATAGAAAAAAACCCCTCCCACGTCGCCCTCCCTGTGGGCGACCCGGGAGCACGCCGCTACTGACGGTTAGGGTCCCCTCCCCCCGCCGCCACTTtcctcgtcgccgccgccaagAGCCCCTAGGCAAAGCCCTTATGGTGCTGGCAGCGGCGGGGATCTCCTCTCCAGGCGTGAGGGTCGGGTTGCGAGGCCTCCTCTCATCTGCATGGTCGGGCATCGTGGTTTCTTCCTCcctcggccactccacggtgtgctCGCCGGCAGGTCCCCATGGCGTGGCTGAATAGTGTATTCTATGATCATAGCAATTATAGCATAGAATAACCAAACTTGTTgagagtatgacgttagaagaatgatcatactgaatcgacccaaacttgtttgttatactttgagacaaTAACGTTTGAAGTCAATTGTTATAACACAGAGTGTTAATGTGTGAtatagttccttagaccatga
It encodes:
- the LOC119300145 gene encoding stress-induced protein SAM22-like, whose product is MVAGCFITDECALAVSTERMWKAVFSGEDTAVLPKACAGFIDAVDVEGDGGPGSVSTMTLSPAAAELAGSGVMRSRLVARDNAARVIKTELLEGSKVSAQLKSQVAEVKLEAAGEGACVAKLRVEYERLDGGGALSAEDQATLAAGYLDVLKMVEAYLVAHPAEYA